AAGAGCAACCTGGCGCTCAATCTTTCCTACGCCTTGTACCGGGCGAACTACCGTATGCTCATGATGGACTTCGACGTGGGCCTGGCCAACGTGGACGTGCTGCTGGGCATCTCGCCCGAAAAAAACCTGCAGGACCTGCTCCAACCCGGCGTCAGCCCGGCGGACGTGGTGGCCTGCGTGGAGCCGGAGGGGTTCGACTTCCTGCCGGCGGCCAGCGGTGTGCCCGAGTTGCTGGAACTCGACGACGACATGCGCGACTCCGTGTTCTCCAAGCTCAACTCGGCGCTGGGCGAATACGACTACATCGTCTTCGACCTGGGCGCGGGCATCGGCAAGACCGTGCTCTCCCTGGCGGCCATGACGCGCATGCGCATCATGGTGGTCACCCCGGAGCCCACCTCCCTCACGGACAGCTACGCCGTCATCAAGGTGCTCAATTCACAGCACGGCATTTCGGACTTCCAGGTGGTGGTCAATCAGGTCAGCGATCCCAAGGAGGGCCAGTTGACCTTCGAACGCCTCGCCGGGGCCTGCAAACGCTTCCTTGATCTGGAAATCAGCTACATGGGCTGCGTGCACAGCGACCCGAATGTGCCGGATGCCGTTCGCAGGCAGACCCCCCTGATAAAGCACGCCCCGAAGTGCAGAGCCTCGCAGGACATCCTCAGCCTGGCCATCAAGATCGCCCGATATAGGTCGGAGTGCAGACCAGAATTGGCGGAAAAAGAGATTTTGAAAAAAATAACGCATGGTTAACTTGACTGCTTGCGCTGTATCCGCGATAGAAACGAAAACGTCAATTTCCGTTTCAACCCTGGCCTCCCGGCTGTGTGCCGGATAAGCCGATACGGAGACAGCAATGAACAAAAGCGAGCTTATCAACACCCTGGCCGAAAGCCGCGACATTCACGCCGACGAGGCCTCCGCCGTGGTCAACTCGTTCATCGACTCCATCAAGCAGGCCCTCGTCGATGGGGACCGCGTGGAGATTCGCGGCTTCGGCAGCTTCAAGGTGAAGGGCTACAAGGGCTACACCGGCCGCAACCCCAAGTCCGGGGAAGTGGTCAACGTCGCGCCCAAACGCCTGCCCTTCTTCAGGCCCGGCAAGGAACTCAAGGAATATCTCAACAAGTAGGTTCTGCCTCATGCGCCATGTTTCGGCGTTTTTCGCCGCGATGCTTCTTTTTTCGCTTCTGGCCGGGGCCGCCTTGGCTGAACCGGTGCTCACAGTCGTCTTTTCGGGCAACAGCTGGGGCTATCTCAAGCCCTGCCCCACCTGAGGCAACCACACCATCGGTGGGCTGACCCGGAGGGCCAGCGCTTTCAAACAGTATCGCCCCGCCGCCGGTTCCGCACCGGCTGCGATCTTCATTGCGGGCGGGTATGAGTTCATCTCCGACGACGGTGCGGACCACGCCGTGGAGGAGGCCTACGGGCCGCTGGTGAAGGCTTACGACTCCCTGCGCTACGACGCGGGCGCGCTCACCCCGGCCGAGGCGGCGAAACTGGCCTCCAAGGGCATCGCCGCCCCCAAGGGCTGGGTGACGCTCGACCCCAAGGAGCCCAGGACCCAGCTGATCGATACGCCCAAGGGCAAGATCGGCGTCGTGTTCTTCCCCATGAGCAAGAAGCCGGGCGACGGCCCCACCGAGGACCAGGCCTTGGCCATCAACCGCAAGATCAAGGAGCTGCGCTCCCAGTCCGTGATGGTCGTCGGCGTGAGTCCCTGGGGCGTGCAGGCCGAGTCCGACTATCTGGAGAAGACCCGGCCGGACCTCGACCTGCTGCTGGGCAGCGGCCCCGGCGTGGGC
This genomic stretch from Fundidesulfovibrio soli harbors:
- a CDS encoding MinD/ParA family protein — translated: MSKQSANPRCTMSLCILSGKGGVGKSNLALNLSYALYRANYRMLMMDFDVGLANVDVLLGISPEKNLQDLLQPGVSPADVVACVEPEGFDFLPAASGVPELLELDDDMRDSVFSKLNSALGEYDYIVFDLGAGIGKTVLSLAAMTRMRIMVVTPEPTSLTDSYAVIKVLNSQHGISDFQVVVNQVSDPKEGQLTFERLAGACKRFLDLEISYMGCVHSDPNVPDAVRRQTPLIKHAPKCRASQDILSLAIKIARYRSECRPELAEKEILKKITHG
- a CDS encoding HU family DNA-binding protein, which produces MNKSELINTLAESRDIHADEASAVVNSFIDSIKQALVDGDRVEIRGFGSFKVKGYKGYTGRNPKSGEVVNVAPKRLPFFRPGKELKEYLNK